Proteins encoded in a region of the Spiroplasma endosymbiont of Amphimallon solstitiale genome:
- the tpiA gene encoding triose-phosphate isomerase, whose translation MERKKIIIGNWKMYKNIEETQFFLNEFNKLIKTKNIKYDYGIAASFTNLPLLKMNKTSALIIAAQNCHYEIEGAYTGEISIKMLKDMMVSHVIIGHSERRMYFNEVDETINKKLHSLFNANIISILCCGETLNQYENKETNEVIKNQIKLALKNIKAENIAKLVIAYEPIWAIGTGKTATAQQAQTVCKMIREFISELYNKNVAEQVRIQYGGSVKPDNIKLILSEPDIDGALVGGASLVPQSFFDLLI comes from the coding sequence ATGGAACGTAAAAAGATTATTATTGGAAATTGAAAAATGTATAAAAATATAGAAGAAACTCAATTTTTTTTAAATGAATTTAATAAATTAATAAAAACTAAAAATATTAAATATGATTATGGAATAGCAGCTAGTTTTACTAATTTACCTTTATTAAAAATGAATAAAACTTCTGCTTTAATTATTGCAGCTCAAAATTGTCATTATGAAATCGAAGGTGCATATACTGGTGAAATTTCAATTAAGATGCTAAAAGATATGATGGTTAGTCATGTTATTATTGGTCATTCTGAACGCAGAATGTATTTTAATGAAGTAGATGAAACAATAAATAAAAAATTACATTCACTATTTAATGCTAATATTATATCAATTTTATGTTGTGGTGAAACTTTAAACCAATATGAAAATAAAGAAACTAATGAAGTAATTAAAAATCAAATTAAGTTAGCATTAAAAAATATTAAAGCAGAAAATATTGCTAAGTTAGTAATTGCCTATGAGCCAATATGAGCAATTGGTACTGGTAAAACAGCAACAGCTCAACAAGCCCAAACGGTTTGTAAAATGATTCGTGAATTTATTAGTGAATTATATAATAAAAATGTTGCAGAACAAGTACGTATTCAGTATGGTGGTTCAGTAAAACCCGATAATATTAAATTAATACTTTCTGAACCCGACATTGATGGTGCATTAGTTGGAGGTGCTTCATTAGTACCACAATCTTTTTTTGATTTACTAATTTAA
- the nagB gene encoding glucosamine-6-phosphate deaminase, with protein sequence MKLIILKDKTEVAQLLSKIIIDIIKVKPNAILGLATGSSPIETYDLLIADAKNNKRDWSKVVTFNLDEYVGLTPDHVKSYRYFMNHQLFNHIKSLNLKNTYVPKGIGDLGQNVEEYEKLLKEKGPIDLQILGLGTNGHIAFNEPGTLASSKTHVVNLTKETIEANKRFFSKVEDVPTKAVTMGIHTILQAKLIVLIATGTNKAQAIRELVEGKVSPNYPCTFLQNHDDVTIIIDEEAATLLKPTISKKN encoded by the coding sequence ATGAAATTAATTATTTTAAAAGATAAAACTGAGGTTGCTCAATTATTAAGTAAAATTATTATTGATATTATTAAAGTTAAACCAAATGCTATTTTAGGATTAGCAACAGGAAGTAGTCCAATTGAAACATATGATTTATTAATAGCAGATGCGAAAAATAACAAAAGAGATTGATCAAAAGTTGTAACATTTAATTTAGATGAATATGTTGGTTTAACTCCAGATCATGTAAAAAGTTATCGTTATTTTATGAATCATCAATTATTTAATCATATTAAAAGTCTTAATTTAAAAAATACGTATGTTCCTAAAGGTATTGGTGATTTAGGCCAAAATGTGGAAGAATATGAAAAATTATTAAAAGAAAAAGGACCAATTGATTTACAAATATTGGGCTTAGGTACTAATGGTCATATTGCTTTTAATGAACCAGGTACTCTTGCAAGTAGTAAAACACATGTTGTTAATTTAACTAAAGAAACAATTGAAGCTAATAAAAGATTTTTTTCTAAAGTTGAAGATGTACCAACCAAAGCTGTTACGATGGGTATTCATACTATTTTACAAGCTAAATTGATTGTTTTAATTGCTACAGGAACTAATAAAGCACAAGCTATTCGAGAGTTAGTTGAAGGTAAAGTTTCTCCAAATTATCCATGTACTTTTTTACAAAATCATGATGATGTTACAATTATTATTGATGAAGAAGCAGCAACATTATTAAAACCAACTATATCAAAAAAAAATTAA
- the nagA gene encoding N-acetylglucosamine-6-phosphate deacetylase translates to MSKILVLNNAKIISIKKIINNGFLVIKDNLIFQINEGKYNYEFQDAQVIDCHNQTIIPGFIDLHVHGGYGYSLMDGTIESINNFAKLVPKEGVTKFCYATVTASKKEIDNILSVFAKYMKTENKGNKARIIGAYLEGPFISELQKGAHTPSLLHVPDLNLVKSWNIISNKNLKFIVYAPEIDPNLNNKNSNFISSLIKNNIIPSVGHSNATFKEITKTVEYGLTHITHLYNAMSPYNHRDPGVVPASLYYDQLVTELICDGIHVDIDILAITYKIKGADGICMITDAMSAKGQPDGKYLLGPLPVIKSNNKVTVEATGKLAGSIATMIAGFKNLLKITNNNWQDCIKMASYNSAKQVGIANKTGDVVIGKLADIIVLTKNNDIFLTICEGKIAYQQE, encoded by the coding sequence GTGTCTAAAATTTTAGTTTTAAATAATGCGAAAATAATTAGCATTAAGAAAATAATAAATAATGGTTTTTTAGTAATTAAAGATAATTTAATTTTCCAAATTAATGAAGGAAAGTATAATTATGAATTTCAAGATGCTCAGGTTATTGATTGTCATAATCAAACAATAATACCTGGTTTTATTGATTTACATGTACATGGAGGTTATGGCTATAGTTTAATGGATGGTACCATTGAATCAATTAATAATTTTGCAAAATTAGTTCCAAAAGAGGGAGTAACAAAGTTTTGTTATGCAACAGTTACTGCCAGCAAAAAAGAAATTGATAATATTCTTTCAGTATTTGCTAAGTATATGAAAACAGAAAATAAAGGTAACAAGGCACGAATTATTGGTGCATATTTAGAAGGACCTTTTATCTCAGAATTACAAAAAGGAGCACATACTCCGTCATTACTTCATGTTCCTGATCTTAATTTAGTAAAATCTTGAAATATAATTAGTAACAAAAATTTAAAATTTATTGTTTATGCTCCTGAGATAGATCCTAATTTAAATAATAAAAATTCAAATTTTATTTCTTCATTAATTAAAAATAATATTATTCCTAGTGTTGGTCATAGTAATGCTACTTTTAAAGAAATAACTAAAACTGTTGAATATGGTTTAACGCATATTACCCATCTTTATAATGCAATGAGTCCCTATAATCATCGTGATCCTGGTGTTGTTCCAGCATCATTATATTATGATCAATTAGTTACTGAGTTAATTTGTGATGGAATTCATGTTGATATTGATATTTTAGCAATAACATATAAAATTAAAGGTGCCGATGGAATTTGTATGATTACTGATGCCATGAGTGCAAAGGGACAGCCTGATGGTAAGTATTTATTGGGACCATTACCTGTCATTAAAAGTAATAATAAGGTTACTGTTGAAGCAACCGGAAAATTAGCAGGCAGCATTGCAACAATGATTGCTGGTTTTAAAAATTTATTAAAAATTACTAATAATAATTGACAAGATTGCATCAAAATGGCTTCTTATAATAGTGCTAAACAAGTAGGAATTGCAAATAAAACGGGTGATGTTGTTATTGGTAAATTAGCAGATATTATTGTATTAACTAAGAATAATGATATTTTTTTAACAATATGCGAAGGAAAAATTGCGTATCAACAAGAATAA
- a CDS encoding IS5 family transposase (programmed frameshift): MHKNYPSHVTKEQFENIKSILENSKKKTKPRSLDLYEVFCAILYVLKSGCQWRMLPKNFPKWQTVYYYFQIWSKNNGKEPSVLQLILKKLVKKVRINNNRKEQTSFCIIDSQSVKNTDTTENKGYDAGKKISGIKRHIVVDSQGLPHAIYITTAEKTDRNSAIIMIENEKENLSAVQKIIVDAGYTGEKFASEIKTIINANVEVIKRNELHTFVVLPKRWIVERSFAWLEKYRRLWKNCERKLNTSLQMVVLSFISVLLKRF, translated from the exons ATGCATAAAAATTATCCAAGTCATGTCACCAAAGAACAATTTGAGAACATAAAATCAATTTTAGAAAATAGCAAAAAGAAAACAAAACCAAGAAGTTTAGATTTATATGAAGTATTTTGTGCAATTTTATATGTATTAAAAAGTGGTTGTCAATGAAGAATGCTACCAAAAAATTTTCCAAAATGACAAACTGTATATTATTATTTTCAAATTTGAAGTAAAAATAATGGTAAAGAACCTAGTGTATTGCAATTAATTTTA AAAAAATTAGTTAAAAAAGTTCGTATCAATAATAATCGCAAAGAACAAACTAGTTTTTGTATAATTGATTCGCAAAGTGTTAAAAATACAGATACTACTGAAAATAAAGGTTATGATGCTGGTAAAAAGATTTCAGGCATAAAACGTCATATTGTTGTTGATTCTCAAGGTTTACCACATGCAATTTACATAACCACAGCAGAAAAAACAGATCGTAATAGCGCTATAATAATGATTGAAAATGAAAAAGAAAATCTTTCTGCAGTTCAAAAAATAATAGTAGATGCTGGTTATACTGGTGAAAAATTTGCTTCTGAAATCAAAACAATCATAAATGCAAATGTTGAAGTGATAAAACGTAATGAATTACATACTTTTGTAGTATTACCAAAAAGATGAATTGTAGAACGAAGCTTTGCTTGATTAGAAAAATACAGAAGATTATGAAAAAATTGTGAAAGAAAACTAAATACTAGTTTACAAATGGTTGTTCTTTCATTTATTTCAGTTTTATTAAAAAGATTCTAA
- a CDS encoding transposase family protein, whose translation MIIDVTEVETERPKYNQKDWFSGKKWMHTVKFQTIINAHTNEILNIFPDIGKNHDFKTFKNSKLKFSPETIIIADKGYQGLQKIHANTFLPIKTSKKNPKTSKIKIFNKIFNKTRRKVEHVFAFLKYFKIIGYKFRKGRKRIFLSFNLIVGFYNLSLKLKNVMQ comes from the coding sequence TTGATAATTGATGTAACAGAAGTAGAAACAGAACGACCAAAATATAACCAAAAAGATTGATTTTCTGGTAAAAAATGAATGCATACTGTTAAGTTTCAAACCATAATTAATGCACATACTAATGAAATTTTAAATATTTTTCCTGATATTGGTAAAAATCATGATTTTAAAACTTTTAAAAATTCAAAGTTAAAATTTTCACCAGAAACTATAATTATTGCAGATAAAGGTTATCAAGGTTTACAAAAAATTCATGCTAATACATTTTTACCTATTAAAACTAGTAAAAAGAATCCTAAAACAAGTAAAATTAAAATTTTTAATAAGATTTTTAATAAAACTCGCAGAAAAGTTGAACATGTTTTTGCGTTTTTAAAATATTTTAAAATTATTGGTTATAAATTTAGAAAAGGCAGAAAACGAATATTTTTAAGTTTTAATTTAATTGTAGGATTTTATAATTTATCATTAAAACTTAAAAACGTTATGCAATAA
- a CDS encoding transposase family protein — MEDRLVMTLRYLYENRTYHIIDSEYNMVDTTALRNIRSIEDILIKNNNFNNLTDKNIFLKRRIKK; from the coding sequence ATAGAAGATAGACTAGTAATGACTTTAAGATATTTATATGAAAATCGTACATATCATATTATTGACTCTGAGTATAATATGGTTGATACTACTGCTTTACGAAATATTCGTTCAATTGAAGACATTTTAATAAAAAATAATAACTTTAATAATTTAACAGATAAAAATATTTTTTTAAAAAGAAGAATTAAAAAATAA
- a CDS encoding IS30 family transposase, protein MYKYLTIESIIAIKEYKSYGFSIRKIAKAIDYSKSTVHRVCRLLNQNLLPLEILNKIQKNKQNAGRKLIILTLIEINTINHLLITKNYALDIIANFLKENKIKSISTKTLYNMFKTNRMGFDENNLLRKGKNKPHKQKETRGRINNCKSIHERNLIIPNIKNIEEFGHLEGDTIIGKDHKSSIITLADIWSKTTIPLATKNNKSENITKSIIKFISKLQKGTVKTITFDRGKEFSKWKLIEKNCNVKIYFADPGKPCQRGLNENNNGILRRYLPKSTDLSSYKQKDLNTIAFQINSTPRKSLSYKRPIDLIQLF, encoded by the coding sequence ATGTATAAGTATCTGACTATTGAATCAATAATAGCAATAAAAGAATATAAAAGTTATGGATTTTCGATTCGTAAAATAGCAAAAGCCATTGATTATAGTAAATCAACTGTACATAGAGTTTGTAGATTATTAAATCAAAACTTATTACCATTAGAAATATTGAATAAAATTCAAAAAAATAAACAAAATGCAGGTAGAAAATTAATAATTTTAACTTTAATAGAAATTAATACTATTAATCATTTGTTAATTACTAAAAATTATGCTCTTGATATAATTGCTAATTTTTTAAAGGAAAATAAAATAAAAAGTATTTCAACAAAAACTTTATATAACATGTTTAAAACAAATCGAATGGGTTTTGATGAAAATAACTTATTGAGAAAAGGAAAAAATAAACCTCACAAACAAAAAGAAACTAGGGGCAGAATTAATAATTGTAAGTCTATTCATGAAAGAAATTTAATCATTCCTAATATTAAAAATATAGAAGAATTTGGTCATTTAGAGGGTGATACTATCATTGGTAAAGATCATAAAAGTTCTATTATTACTTTAGCTGATATATGATCAAAAACCACAATTCCTTTAGCAACTAAAAATAATAAATCAGAAAATATTACAAAAAGTATAATAAAATTTATTTCAAAGTTACAAAAAGGAACAGTTAAAACTATTACTTTTGATCGTGGTAAAGAATTTAGTAAATGAAAATTAATCGAAAAAAATTGTAATGTTAAGATTTATTTTGCAGATCCTGGTAAACCTTGTCAAAGAGGTTTAAATGAAAATAATAATGGTATTTTAAGAAGATATTTACCAAAATCTACAGATCTATCTTCATATAAACAAAAAGATTTAAATACTATAGCATTTCAAATTAATTCTACACCCAGAAAATCACTATCTTATAAAAGACCAATAGATTTAATACAATTATTTTAA
- a CDS encoding recombinase RecT has product MYSWFTIINGFCYFTNRKSITFIFFYCYYWFNSQILIHCANSFLFLIIELTQFNFYISVLFNFTIQELKNGYEKYLYMSKEEIENHFNTYSETYKKNKKFIVSSFEAMALKTVLTQIGSYKSKKFNGKIYLWNN; this is encoded by the coding sequence ATGTACAGTTGATTTACTATAATCAATGGCTTTTGCTATTTTACGAATCGAAAATCCATAACTTTTATATTCTTTTATTGCTATTATTGATTCAATAGTCAGATACTTATACATTGTGCTAATTCCTTTCTTTTCTTAATTATAGAATTAACACAATTTAATTTTTATATAAGTGTCCTTTTTAATTTTACAATTCAGGAATTAAAAAATGGTTATGAAAAATATTTATATATGTCAAAAGAAGAAATAGAAAATCATTTTAATACTTATAGTGAAACTTATAAAAAAAATAAAAAATTTATTGTTAGTAGTTTTGAAGCAATGGCATTAAAAACTGTATTAACTCAAATTGGAAGTTATAAAAGTAAAAAATTTAATGGAAAAATTTATTTATGAAACAATTAA
- a CDS encoding IS30 family transposase, which produces MYKYLTIESIIAIKEYKSYGFSIRKIAKAIDYSKSTVHRVCRLLNQNLLPLEILNKIQKNKQNAGRKLIILTLIEINTINHLLITKNYALDIIANFLKENKIKSISTKTLYNMFKTNRMGFDENNLLRKGKNKPHKQKETRGRINNCKSIHERNLIIPNIKNIEEFGHLEGDTIIGKDHKSSIITLADIWSKTTIPLATKNNKSENITKSIIKFISKLQKGTVKTITFDRGKEFSKWKLIEKKCNVKIYFADPGKPCQRGLNENNNGILRRYLPKSTDLSSYKQKDLNTIAFQINSTPRKSLSYKRPIDLIQLF; this is translated from the coding sequence ATGTATAAGTATCTGACTATTGAATCAATAATAGCAATAAAAGAATATAAAAGTTATGGATTTTCGATTCGTAAAATAGCAAAAGCCATTGATTATAGTAAATCAACTGTACATAGAGTTTGTAGATTATTAAATCAAAACTTATTACCATTAGAAATATTGAATAAAATTCAAAAAAATAAACAAAATGCAGGTAGAAAATTAATAATTTTAACTTTAATAGAAATTAATACTATTAATCATTTGTTAATTACTAAAAATTATGCTCTTGATATAATTGCTAATTTTTTAAAGGAAAATAAAATAAAAAGTATTTCAACAAAAACTTTATATAACATGTTTAAAACAAATCGAATGGGTTTTGATGAAAATAACTTATTGAGAAAAGGAAAAAATAAACCTCACAAACAAAAAGAAACTAGGGGCAGAATTAATAATTGTAAGTCTATTCATGAAAGAAATTTAATCATTCCTAATATTAAAAATATAGAAGAATTTGGTCATTTAGAAGGTGATACTATCATTGGTAAAGATCATAAAAGTTCTATTATTACTTTAGCTGATATATGATCAAAAACCACAATTCCTTTAGCAACTAAAAATAATAAATCAGAAAATATTACAAAAAGTATAATAAAATTTATTTCAAAGTTACAAAAAGGAACAGTTAAAACTATTACTTTTGATCGTGGTAAAGAATTTAGTAAATGAAAATTAATCGAAAAAAAATGTAATGTTAAGATTTATTTTGCAGATCCTGGTAAACCTTGTCAAAGAGGTTTAAATGAAAATAATAATGGTATTTTAAGAAGATATTTACCAAAATCTACAGATCTATCTTCATATAAACAAAAAGATTTAAATACTATAGCATTTCAAATTAATTCTACACCCAGAAAATCACTATCTTATAAAAGACCAATAGATTTAATACAATTATTTTAA
- a CDS encoding IS256 family transposase produces the protein MAKKQNINNNDPISKAVDLLLENTEDLTTVFKEGGLYKELTKRLVEKMLNSEMQNYLGYEKNQHSNTENARNGTSSKKLITQQGKIEIDVPRDRNSDFTPVIVAKRQRRFDGFDQQVLSLYAKGMTLSDIRMQLQELYHGADISESVISQITDDVIDDVKTWQNRPLESIYPIVYFDCIVVKVRQDKRIINKSVYIALGVDLEGKKDVLGLWISENEGAKFWLANFTEMKNRGLNDILIACSDNLTGMSEAIQAVYPKTEHQLCIVHQIRNSLKYVSYKHRKTLVTDLKPIYSACSEEQAMQALESFESKWNKQYPQIAKSWYKNWENLMIFISYPAEIKRVIYTTNAIESVNSQLRKVIRNKKAFPNDMSVFKIFYLAIENITKKWTLPIQNWNTAIAHFMIKFEDRINLN, from the coding sequence ATGGCTAAAAAACAAAATATTAATAATAATGATCCAATATCAAAAGCAGTAGATTTATTATTAGAAAATACTGAAGATTTAACAACAGTTTTTAAAGAAGGGGGTTTATATAAAGAATTAACAAAACGTTTAGTTGAAAAAATGTTGAATTCTGAAATGCAAAATTATTTAGGATATGAAAAAAATCAACATAGTAATACTGAAAATGCTCGTAATGGTACAAGTTCAAAAAAATTAATAACTCAACAAGGTAAAATTGAGATTGATGTACCAAGAGATCGCAATAGTGATTTTACTCCTGTAATAGTTGCAAAAAGACAGCGAAGATTTGATGGTTTTGATCAACAAGTGCTTTCACTATATGCAAAAGGTATGACTCTATCTGACATTAGAATGCAGTTACAAGAGTTATATCATGGTGCTGATATTAGTGAAAGTGTTATTAGTCAAATTACTGATGATGTTATTGATGATGTCAAAACATGACAAAATCGACCATTAGAAAGCATTTATCCGATTGTTTATTTTGATTGTATAGTAGTTAAAGTTCGACAAGATAAACGGATTATTAATAAATCAGTTTATATAGCATTAGGAGTTGATTTAGAAGGTAAAAAAGATGTTTTAGGCTTATGAATTAGTGAAAATGAAGGTGCTAAATTTTGATTAGCTAATTTCACAGAAATGAAAAATCGAGGCTTAAATGATATTTTGATTGCTTGTAGTGATAATTTAACAGGCATGTCAGAAGCAATACAAGCAGTTTATCCTAAAACAGAACATCAATTATGCATTGTTCATCAAATTCGAAATAGTTTAAAATATGTTTCATACAAACATCGAAAAACTCTAGTTACAGATTTAAAACCAATTTATAGTGCATGTAGTGAAGAACAAGCAATGCAAGCTTTAGAATCATTTGAAAGTAAATGAAATAAACAATATCCCCAAATTGCTAAATCTTGATATAAAAATTGAGAAAATTTGATGATTTTTATTAGTTATCCTGCAGAAATCAAAAGAGTAATTTATACAACAAATGCTATTGAATCTGTTAATAGTCAATTACGAAAAGTTATTAGAAACAAAAAAGCTTTTCCTAATGATATGTCAGTTTTTAAAATATTTTATTTAGCAATTGAAAATATAACAAAAAAATGAACATTGCCTATTCAAAATTGAAATACAGCAATTGCTCATTTTATGATAAAATTTGAAGACAGAATTAATCTGAACTAG
- a CDS encoding DDE-type integrase/transposase/recombinase → MDKIKQIELVISKLNIKQKIKIIDDCKNQYSIRHLSQYLQLNRSTYYFLKNKQKPIKKEKHHIINCNHKYQELCKFLIEFHSTRKGRIYGYLRIFSALKKWLKQEKNINLNIELSTKQMRKIMKDHNLQGLKQNKNNYPRNKKNPNKWIPTMDKVNKDYKSTTSSNQIWSMDTKQINTKEGWLYLFVIIDFYSNNVVSFNTASNKSYQDLIHPALEKISQQFSWNQVKNVILHSDNANEFYCQDITNWAINKQIILSKKQPYDIGGNVISENWFSHLSQEWLPKGSNQYLTINEAINDVNQYVMFYNYLNCKYKWDSFLK, encoded by the coding sequence ATGGATAAAATTAAACAAATAGAATTAGTTATTAGTAAATTAAATATCAAACAAAAAATTAAAATTATTGATGATTGCAAAAACCAATATTCGATTAGACATCTTTCTCAATATCTTCAATTAAACAGATCAACATATTACTTTTTAAAAAACAAACAAAAACCTATTAAAAAAGAAAAACATCACATTATTAATTGCAATCATAAATATCAAGAATTATGCAAATTTTTAATTGAATTTCATTCTACAAGAAAAGGTAGAATTTATGGATATTTACGAATTTTTTCAGCACTTAAAAAATGACTAAAACAAGAAAAAAATATTAACTTAAATATAGAATTATCAACAAAACAAATGCGAAAAATTATGAAAGATCATAATTTACAAGGATTAAAACAAAACAAAAATAACTATCCTAGAAATAAAAAAAATCCAAATAAATGAATACCTACAATGGATAAAGTAAATAAAGACTATAAAAGTACAACTTCTTCTAATCAAATTTGATCAATGGATACTAAACAAATCAATACCAAAGAAGGTTGATTATATCTTTTTGTAATTATTGATTTTTATTCAAATAATGTTGTTAGTTTTAACACAGCTTCTAATAAATCATATCAAGATTTAATCCATCCTGCACTTGAAAAAATAAGCCAACAATTTTCTTGAAATCAAGTAAAAAACGTTATTTTACATTCAGATAACGCAAATGAATTTTATTGTCAAGATATTACAAATTGAGCCATTAATAAACAAATAATTTTAAGCAAAAAACAACCTTATGATATTGGTGGCAATGTAATATCAGAAAACTGATTTTCACATTTATCTCAAGAATGACTACCTAAAGGATCAAATCAATATTTAACTATCAATGAAGCCATTAATGATGTAAATCAATATGTTATGTTTTATAATTACCTGAATTGTAAATATAAATGGGACAGTTTTTTAAAATAA
- the glyA gene encoding serine hydroxymethyltransferase, protein MDKSFNKGLDPELKKIVKDEWQRQQNHIELIASENYVSPAVLTLAGTILTNKYAEGYPGRRYYNGCENVDKIENLAIERFKQLFNCNHKPGQCKKGNFHANVQPHSGSQANAEAYAAILRPGDTILGMELDAGGHLTHGYKINFSGKIYHGVNYGVSKKDEYLDYDEILKIAKECKPKIIVAGASAYSRLIDWSKFRKIADTVGAYLMVDMAHIAGLIAAGLHQNPICYADITTTTTHKTLRGPRGGAILCTEELKKKIDSAVFPGNQGGPLEHIIAAKAQAFYEALTPEFKTYQMQVIKNAQALAKTFLDAKFHVVAGGTDNHLLTVNVTNINGLNGKEAVDILEKINIVANKNGVPFDPLPAVITSGVRFGSPAMTTRGFKEEQFIELGKIIISAWKLPKGINDDGLNELRKKVDMLLNKFPIYEDIKLPQ, encoded by the coding sequence ATGGATAAATCTTTTAATAAGGGTCTTGACCCAGAATTAAAAAAAATTGTGAAAGATGAATGACAACGTCAACAAAATCATATTGAATTAATAGCTTCAGAAAACTATGTATCACCAGCTGTACTTACACTTGCTGGAACAATATTAACTAATAAGTATGCAGAAGGTTATCCGGGCAGAAGATATTATAATGGTTGCGAAAATGTTGATAAAATTGAAAATTTGGCAATAGAGCGTTTTAAACAATTATTTAATTGTAATCATAAACCAGGTCAATGTAAAAAAGGTAATTTTCATGCTAATGTACAACCTCATTCTGGTAGTCAAGCTAATGCTGAAGCATATGCTGCTATATTACGTCCAGGTGATACTATTCTTGGTATGGAACTTGATGCCGGTGGTCATTTAACTCATGGTTATAAAATTAATTTTTCTGGTAAAATTTATCACGGTGTTAATTATGGTGTAAGTAAAAAGGATGAATATTTAGATTATGATGAAATTTTAAAAATTGCTAAAGAATGTAAACCAAAAATTATTGTAGCAGGAGCTAGTGCTTATTCAAGGCTTATTGATTGATCAAAGTTTCGTAAAATTGCCGATACTGTTGGAGCATATTTAATGGTTGATATGGCGCATATTGCTGGATTAATTGCTGCTGGATTACATCAAAATCCTATTTGTTATGCTGATATTACAACAACAACAACTCATAAAACATTAAGAGGACCACGTGGTGGTGCTATTCTTTGCACTGAAGAATTAAAAAAGAAAATTGATAGTGCGGTATTTCCTGGTAATCAAGGTGGGCCATTGGAACATATTATTGCAGCAAAAGCACAAGCTTTTTATGAAGCATTAACGCCAGAATTTAAAACTTATCAAATGCAAGTAATTAAAAATGCTCAAGCATTAGCAAAAACTTTTCTTGATGCAAAATTTCATGTAGTGGCGGGTGGAACTGATAATCATTTATTAACTGTTAATGTTACTAATATTAACGGTTTAAATGGTAAAGAAGCTGTTGATATTTTAGAAAAAATTAATATTGTTGCTAATAAGAATGGTGTTCCCTTTGATCCTTTACCAGCTGTTATTACTAGTGGTGTTCGTTTTGGTAGTCCAGCAATGACAACGAGAGGTTTTAAAGAAGAGCAGTTTATTGAATTAGGAAAGATTATTATTAGTGCTTGAAAATTACCTAAGGGTATTAATGATGATGGTTTAAATGAATTAAGAAAAAAAGTTGATATGCTTTTAAATAAATTTCCCATTTATGAAGATATAAAATTACCTCAATAA
- the rpiB gene encoding ribose 5-phosphate isomerase B — MVIAIGNDHTAYEFKQPIIKFLHTEGYQILDLGTNSSEPVDYPNFGFNVANAIVSKKADFGIVICGTGIGISIATNRINGVRCALCYEEETVRLARLHNDANVLALGARIISDYKAVELVKLFLNTKTSDEKRHQLRVAKLK; from the coding sequence TTAGTAATTGCTATTGGTAATGATCATACCGCTTATGAATTTAAACAACCAATTATTAAATTTTTACATACAGAAGGCTATCAAATTTTAGATTTAGGAACAAATAGCAGTGAGCCTGTTGATTATCCTAATTTTGGTTTTAATGTTGCTAATGCTATTGTTAGTAAAAAAGCAGATTTTGGTATTGTAATTTGTGGTACTGGTATTGGTATTAGCATTGCTACCAATCGTATTAATGGTGTTCGTTGTGCTCTTTGCTATGAAGAAGAAACAGTAAGATTGGCAAGGCTTCATAATGACGCTAATGTTTTAGCACTAGGTGCTAGAATTATTTCTGATTATAAAGCAGTAGAACTTGTGAAATTATTTTTAAATACTAAAACAAGTGATGAAAAAAGACATCAATTAAGAGTTGCAAAACTAAAATAA